A genomic window from Lycium barbarum isolate Lr01 chromosome 4, ASM1917538v2, whole genome shotgun sequence includes:
- the LOC132637588 gene encoding uncharacterized protein LOC132637588 — translation MSNLSKFEFVALDNTGNNYLSWDLDAEIHLEAKGLGDTIKQGNKSSSQDKIKAMIFLRHHLDEGLKIEYLTVKDSLELWNNLKDRYEHLKLTQQYREKGFKKYAGLISCLLVAEQNNTLLMKNHESRPTDSAPFPEVNATTGYDKPERRQNNYRGRGHGRERGCGRERGRHNYRQHGKNKQETNKGSQNNPSTGKVNMCHRCGMKGHWARICRTPDHFVKLYQASLKGRENNVEAHLTFRNNDDEAAPSNKHDDIKENLAYKDDDFKSLSNITHLEAGDFYDDIDLRTDHLTGE, via the exons ATGTCAAATTTATCAAAGTTTGAATTTGTGGCACTTGATAACACCGGAAACAATTATTTATCATGGGACCTTGATGCTGAAATTCACCTTGAGGCTAAAGGTCTTGGGGATACTATTAAACAGGGAAATAAATCATCAAGTCAAGATAAAATCAAGGCTATGATTTTCCTTCGTCATCATCTTGATGAAGGATTGAAAATTGAATATTTAACTGTGAAAGATTCACTTGAATTGTGGAATAATTTGAAGGATCGATATGAACACCTAAAGCTGACG CAACAATACCGTGAAAAGGGGTTCAAAAAGTATGCTGGTTTAATTTCATGCCTACTTGTGGCTGAGCAAAATAATActctattaatgaaaaatcatgagtCCCGTCCCACTGATTCtgctccattccctgaagtgaatgcaACAACAGGTTATGACAAGCCTGAAAGAAGGCAAAATAATTACCGTGGTCGTGGCCATGGTCGTGAACGTGGATGTGGACGTGAAAGGGGACGTCATAATTATCGTCAGCATGGTAAGAATAAACAAGAGACCAATAAGGGTTCTCAAAATAATCCTTCAACAGGTAAAGTTAATATGTGCCACCGATGTGGTATGAAAGGTCATTGGGCACGTATTTGTCGTACGCCTGATCATTTTGTCAAGCTTTATCAGGCCTCTCTCAAAGGGAGAGAAAATAATGTGGAGGCACACTTGACCTTtcgtaataatgatgatgaagcAGCTCCCTCAAACAAGCATGATGATATTAAGGAAAATCTTGCTTATAAAGATGATGATTTTAAAAGTCTCTCAAATATTACTCATTTAGAAGCTGGAGACTTCTATGATGATATTGACTTAAGAACTGATCATCTCACTGGGGAATAG